The Capsicum annuum cultivar UCD-10X-F1 chromosome 3, UCD10Xv1.1, whole genome shotgun sequence genomic sequence ATTGCTATCATATCTAACTTTTCTGATTGGATTAGACGAATAGTACTCTTTCTTCATTTCAACATCTTGTTCATGAAATTTATGAGTCCCATCGATCATTCCTTCCAAAACACTTGAAGGAACTCCATGATTTATCACTTGGAAAAATCCCCATTTCTCATATGCTTTCCTTATTTCATCAACAATCTTCTGACGTTGATCTTCAACTTCTATGCCACTGAGATCCACCACTGCACATATGCAACTCCTCAGCAAGTTCGTGAGGTGGCCTAATGAAAATTCTGGGGATTTCGACTATTCCAGCGTCGACTAGTCCTTTAACACCAGCTTTTGTATCATCAATAGCCTTTTTCTCATCTGATAGATCATAATCCATTGCTAAATTCAGCTTGAGACTCTTCAGTGCCggatatttttcttcttcttaatttcaaggtcaactcttgaatattcagaAGAAATATAAATCTTTTATAATTAGTTTGAAGTTAAGACTGCAGATCTTCGGTATCACTTTGTCCTTGAATTTTGTAAACTACTACattttttactattgttttctTCATATTGGCAAACCCTGTTGGGTTAttttaaaaagatgtaaatatgTTTAAAAATGTGTTGAATATGCCATGCTTCTATATAAAGGGATAAGATGCATATTTATTTCTCCAGAGGCATCAAGCATCCTCTGTGAGTATTTGAAAGGAAAGGAACTATTAAATAAGAAATGGTTCAGCATAAGTGTTACGATGTTCTttagaaaattattaaattttttggttGGGATCGGAAATATGACCCGATGATACTACATTAGATTGTTTTGAGATAAGAATGgacaaaaagaataaaagtgaaaGATACATAAGGGTGTGTTCTTGATAAAAACAGGAATAACAAAGATGCTCTTGGCTAATCCAGTATTCATGTGAAAAACATTATTGTACAGATAATAACAAACTTTAATGTGAAGATAATGATAGAGTTTCCGAaggaatatattgatgatgtttgTCGCGGCTTGGTAATGTACCTCTTGGTCTGTCTTCATAGTCTGAAAAGGTCAAGGGCAGACGTACCAAGTGGCTTGGACATAAATTTAGCAATGTAATCAGTTACCGTAAATTCTTTATATAATGGGGGATTTTCTTCTGATATTAGATCCTTGATTGGACCATAGATTTTTGGATGTGCAAAACAACCATTGAAGAAGCATGGCACTGACATTCTTGGTCCTACCCCATTCGCTAAAACTCTATGATTAGCGCTCACAAACTTGTCATTTGATAGGATCTATTACAAAACCAAACTGAAATAAGTTAGACAATTTTGTTTAGATCGAAGATAAATGAGACTAAAAAGGTTGTTATTTCTTTTTGTTATAAACCTGAAGTGCCTCGCCAATATTAACAACCAGTGCTTCTGCAACCGGTTCAACATCAATCCATTGGTTATTGTGCAGGACTTGAAGGCCACCAATTTGATCTTGAAGAAGGATGGTAAGGAAAGAAGGATCTGTATGCTTCGCAGCGCCAAGAGTTAGCTCTGGCTGTGGGCATGCTGGATAATAATGGCATAACACTGATCTTCCTTTGGTACATTCCATATCTTTCAAGTGATCTGGTTTTAGCCCGAGAGCTTCAGATAGTATGCTGAATATAGTTTCTCCTAGCTTTGTGACATGATTTATATATTCAACGGTCACGCTCCTGAATATTAGAAAAAAGATTTGTGTAATATTGTCTAATGTGTCAAAACACTATACTACCATTTACTGGAGGACAGATGAATTTCGATATTTCCAAAAGATTTGATACCTTTATCGAGTCTTCtcaatattaaaaaatttcagtaatGCAGATCAGTCATCTTAGATACTAAATGAGGGAAAAGCTGAATGGAACATATCTAAGAAAAATTCTTCCATTGCTTTTAAATAAGTTGTTCACACGATGCAACATGGCACGAGAACAGGTAGACATCATGAGTTCAAATCTCATGACCATCCATTAGGAAAAAGGTTCATGGGTTTGACTCATGAAAAAGTTTGGCCTAGACGTCAGATGTCATGTTTGAATTATAATTAAGTGAATAAATTAGTATCCTTTCAATCAGCTTAAGCTTTAAGATGCATGAGATAATCACAAAATTGAATTTGGACGAGAGCAAGTAGTGGCACGGCCCTGATTTCAAATCTCACCGACACCTATTAAGAAGAAATATTCATGTGCTTggcatatgaaaaaaaaatctgaCATTTGTTAGGACTGAAATAATGAGGTGTTGCTT encodes the following:
- the LOC107866606 gene encoding 1-aminocyclopropane-1-carboxylate oxidase homolog 1, translating into MSRNEEFQVESTMDYDRSKEVKAFDDTKSGVKGLVDTGIMEIPRIFIRPSDELVEELTRSKSGLHCPVIDLSGIEVQDRRKKVVDEIREASEKWGFFQLINHGIPSSVLEGMLDGTRKFHEQDSELKKEYYSRDKTRSVRYESNYDLYESKTANWRDTLNISMLISGHIEPEEIPAVFRSVTVEYINHVTKLGETIFSILSEALGLKPDHLKDMECTKGRSVLCHYYPACPQPELTLGAAKHTDPSFLTILLQDQIGGLQVLHNNQWIDVEPVAEALVVNIGEALQILSNDKFVSANHRVLANGVGPRMSVPCFFNGCFAHPKIYGPIKDLISEENPPLYKEFTVTDYIAKFMSKPLGTSALDLFRL